The following DNA comes from Acidobacteriota bacterium.
ATAAATATGAAAAAAGCACAGAAATAATGAAAAATAAAAAAGCTACAGTGGCGACCTTAAAAACACATAGCGACCCAAATGGGATTGGCCATGGTTAATGTAGAAATGTCAAATGTTGAGACCTGACCCCGTTTTGTAAAACTGACCCCGTTTTGATTTTGGAGAGAAGACCCCATTTTGGATATAAAATAAAATTGGAAAATTTATAAAAAATGAATGAAGATACAATATTCTCAACATATTGAAAATAGATTATTATTGAGAAAGCTTGACTATGAACTACCAAAAAGAATATTTGACCAATCTAAAGAAAGGTATATCGATGAAAAAACTGGGCACTTTATTGTAATAATGAAAGTGGAGGTTTATAATAAAATGAGAGAGGTAATGTTAGCGTATAAACTTGAGGAAGATTGTGCAGTCCTTCTGACAATACATCCATTAAAAGAAGGACAAAAAGAAAAGAGGATTGCCACTGGCAGGTGGAGGAAAGTATGAAAGAAGATTTCAAAGTATATTATGATAAAGAACAAGACATTCTTTATCTTGCCAAAGAGGGACGAGAAGCAGAGATTGTGGAACTCGCACCAGGAGTGAATATGGAGTTAGATGAATCGGGCAATCTGATTGGGATAGAGGTTTTTAATGCATCTCAAGTATTAAAAGATGTCATAGGGTTAATGGAGAAGAAACTTCAAACTGCTTCACCTTAGTACCAAACAGGGTCAGGTCTCAACATTTGACATTTTGCTGATTTTTCATTAATCTTTCCAATCTTTCATCCAATGACAAGACCTTTAAGATTATCCTTTGAGAATGCAGTTTATCATGTAACTGCAAGGGGAAACAGAAAAGAGAAAATCTTTTATTCAGAAAATGACAAAAGAGTATTCCTGGAGAAATTGAATGAAACCTTTAAGAAGTACTCTTTCATTTGCTATTCCTATTGCCTTATGGATAATCATTATCACCTTTTTATAAAGACTCCCCTTGCAAACATAACAGATGGAATGCATTATCTTAATGCATCCTACACCAACTGGTTCAAGGCTGCCCATAAAATCGTTGGAGTGGTATTTCAGGGAAGATATAAGTCAATTCTTGTTGATGAGGATAATTACGCTTTAGAGCTTTCCGCCTATATTCACTTAAATCCCTTAAGAGCAGGGATAGTTAAGAACATCGAACAGTACAAATGGAGTAGCTTTTTAGAATATATTGGAGAAGGAATGCCTTCGGTAGAGAGGTTAGATACATCGTTTATACTGAACCAGCTGGATGATGATTTAAAACGAGCCGCAGAAAAATACAAAAGATTTATTCTTGAAAGAAAAAATATGAAAAACCCTCTCGAGAATACTTACAAAGGTATCGTTCTTGGTAGTGAATGGTTTGTTGAGAAGATAAAGGAAAAAATAGTGTCGATAGGTCAGAAAAGAGAAATAAGCGAAACCAGGATTGCCAGATCAGACTCATTGATGGCTGAGGAAATAATAAGGAAAATCTCTGAGGTCTTTGAAATAGAGAGTGATGAAATCTTCAGAAAGAAAAACCGTAACATTTACCGTCATATAGCATTGTACATGATAAAAAAATATTCCGCATTATCATTGAATGAGATAGGAGAACTGTTTGAGATGGACTATGGAGCTGTCTCTCAAGCTGTAAGAAGATTTGAGGATAAGATTAAGACTGATAGAAGAATTCTGAAGATTAAAGATGTGGCTGAAGAAGCTCTTAGAAAATCAGACAATGAGAAAGATTAAAGAAATAAAAAGCATAGAAAAAATGAAAAATAAAAAAGTAACCATAGTGACCTTAAAAACCACATATCGACCTTAATGGGATTAAGATAAGATTAATGTAGAAATGTCAAATGTTGAGACCTGACCCCAAAATTGAACCCAAAATTTGGAAAAAGATACTCTTCTGGGGAATAATTCTGGTTTATGGAGGG
Coding sequences within:
- a CDS encoding DUF2283 domain-containing protein, translated to MKEDFKVYYDKEQDILYLAKEGREAEIVELAPGVNMELDESGNLIGIEVFNASQVLKDVIGLMEKKLQTASP
- a CDS encoding transposase — protein: MTRPLRLSFENAVYHVTARGNRKEKIFYSENDKRVFLEKLNETFKKYSFICYSYCLMDNHYHLFIKTPLANITDGMHYLNASYTNWFKAAHKIVGVVFQGRYKSILVDEDNYALELSAYIHLNPLRAGIVKNIEQYKWSSFLEYIGEGMPSVERLDTSFILNQLDDDLKRAAEKYKRFILERKNMKNPLENTYKGIVLGSEWFVEKIKEKIVSIGQKREISETRIARSDSLMAEEIIRKISEVFEIESDEIFRKKNRNIYRHIALYMIKKYSALSLNEIGELFEMDYGAVSQAVRRFEDKIKTDRRILKIKDVAEEALRKSDNEKD